GTATAGtgaaatgcagtttttttttttaatcaatggcACTCTTTTATTGGAGGGTAGGATTTgtgtgttttctgatttttgtgaTTCTCTTTTGTGTCCTTAGGATTCTTACTTTCGTTTTCTTGCTGCCCTCTTTACTTTCACTATCAAGTTCTCAATAGGATGCCATTTCCTTCCAGCTTACCCCTTCTTCCCACAGAAGTGGTGCCTTTTTTGAAGCTACCCCCTCACATCCTGAACAGTTTCAAGCCACTTGTTTTTGATTTCCTAGTAGCCTGCGTTTTAATATCCTAGATCTTAAACTTGTTGTCAGTATTTCATAACCGtgtatgttttctcttttgtggaTTTTGTCTTTGTTCTGTCAGCCCTAGGTTATCCacacttctcttttcctcccttccttcatctctccctcccttccttcatctctccctccctaccatcttttcttccttctttccctccctccctccctcccttcttttctctgttgCTCCACACACTTGCCTGTTTCTTACCACAGTCATAGGCTTTGCAGATGAATCTCCTGGATTTGGGTATTTTCTTACTTAGGGGTAATTCAAAGTTAATTTTATCTGTCTCCTAGTTTTGATGAAGACATGGGTTATGGTTGATTATATTTGCTTATGTTGTTATCTATTATGGTTTTTTGGAAGATAcatgaagaaatttaaatttaggcAATCACCATTACTCACTACAACCATAAAGTCGTTACCTTCACTTTTGAAGAGTATTTTTTGCTGAGTATAGAAACTGCAGATTGGCAAGACAATGGCCTGAGGGTAAAAGCAGCTACAGGAGCCGGCATATCTTgccatatttcttctttctttggatttttttttttagctacccTCTACTTCTTGCCTCAATTGCTATCCACTGAATTATCCagcttttctcatctttctaGGTTGGGAGTGTCCAGTCATGTCATCAGGTATTCCATCCCATTGTGGTTCTCATATTATTCATAGCTTAAAGATAAGAGCTAAGgctttatatctttaattttcaaCTTTATCCATAACGTCATGAATTGTTGTGATACTTTTATTAAAACCTACTATATTGGGGACCCCTAGACCACTCCCAGGTTTGATAATTTGGTAGAAAGACTCACAGGACTAGCATATCATTGTATTCATGGGTAggatttattacagaaaaaggGTACAAAGTAAAATCAGCGAAGGAAGAAGGTGCATAGGCTGAAGTCCAGAGGAAGCCAGGCACAAGCTTCTCAGAGTCCTTTCCCAGTGAAGTCTCATAGGATGTGCTTAATTCCTCTGTCAGTGAGTTGGGTCAGCACATGTGCAATGTTGCCTACCAGTGAAGCTCATTAGAGACTCTGCACCCAGGTGTTTTATTAGGAGCTCTTTGTGTGGGCACTCTCTGCCAAGCACGTACCAAGATTctagactcccagaaggaaagtcAGTGTTCAACATAAACCATATTGTTTGCGGAAACAGATGAGGCACAATGAGCCACTCGTATCAGTTAGGGTGGCTGGAACCTTGAAATACACTTTCCTCAAAGCAGCCAAAGGCCTTTTTAAGGATAGCAGTTTAGGTCTGTTAATTCCTTTCTGCAATAGCTACCTAGCCAAACACTGCTCATCTTACTAGGAAAAGCTGTTCAGGACCTAAGTCACCAATGTCATGTCTAATATGTATCTAATATATATCTAGCTCAGCAATGCCAAATctaatataattgatttttttctcagcaaaactgacaaataatagtgatgaaaataaatgaaacaaaattatttttctttagcatTCTCAGAAAATTATACTCAGTGAAGCAGGATAGCAAAATTCTCAGTCATAAGCTtaagattttaatctttttaaacattttaaattgaaatatgttacagtaagtaaaattttcttcctgCATTAATTTTTGTTAATGGGCAGAGGAAGTGACTGTGTAAAGGAATTATATATTCACTCTTTTCTTTTAGCCTAAGAAAGCTGTCAAGGTGAAACCTTGTCCACCTGTAGCTCCCCGACCTTCGAGTGGTTCCACGGCAGCTGCTCGCCACAGATTGTTAAGGGTTCTCCCCCACATTGGGCAGTCTTGTTTACCTTCTCCTGGGAACACGTGTCTACCTGACTCCATCAGCAATGCAATTTCAAGTTTGGCAACTCTGCCCCCTGCTGATAGGCCCATGTCGTCTATCGCTAGTGATTTTCTAAAGGAAGATGATACCTGGGAGAGTAACACACTGTCTCATTCCAATGGTAGCTTCAAACTACCACCACCTCAGATACCCCTTATGGAGTTCAAAAATGACAAAGAGCTTGCTGATTCTGTTCTCCATCTTGGCTCATCCCTACCTAGACGGACAAAACACTTTGCAGGAAATTTGTCATCTAATAATGAGGATGACCCTGCTTTATTTCCCCCTTCAGAAGAGCATGTAACTGAAGAATCGCTTCTACCTGAAGTGGATTCATTTGCTTCATTTACAGAAGGAAACACTGACGAACAGAGCAGTGGCTTAGAAGGCACACGGAAGGGAAATCCAGAGTTCTTACTCACTAATGGGGATAAAGGGCTGAAAGCTACAGAGAAGCATCTTAAACATGTTGCAAGAGTGTTGAGTGGTGAACCAGTGGAGACCACAGTTCTGAACCACCGTGAATTAAGTCCTCACAAGAATAGACTCTTATCACCTCTTCGCTGTTCTGCACCGATGTCACTCCATAATTCTCTGGTGAAACCACAGAGACAGTCCAAATGTTTTGAATCTGGGAACCTCCAGTCTTCTGCTTCACAAAATGCACTTCGGTCATTGGATGTTCGAAATATAAgtgattcttctttctctaggaTTACTCGCTTTCGAGCTGTTAAAGTTGATTCACCTGGGAAAAGAGCTGATATTATTTCTAAAGTTGAGGCTCGGAATATCACAGAAATGGCCAACAAGGCTTCCAAAGAGCCTGTTGGTTGTGTAAATAATATAGGTCTTCTTGCTTCGTTGGCCCGGAGCGCAAGCAGAGACGGCTTACAGAGCACCCGTGGGGCAGGCAGGATTCGGACCTCTGGAGTTGGGCTGTCTACAAACCTCCAACATTTTCAGGGGGAAAGCCTTAGGAGAAGTTCTCCCCAGTTAGAACCTACAGAATTTTTTCTAGTAAGTATTTGCCTTTCAATATATTCTACTAGTTATCCTTGTAGTGATTCAacataaagttgattttttgTTTGGATAATCCATAAGGAGGCCTAAAGTTGAATTCTTTTCATAactttctcttaaaatgtttatctAGTTTGTAGAAAATTTTTTGAcagttgaattttaaataatttttagtccTAAATTGGGAAATTTAATTTGATAATAATTAGTGTAAATAGtatatcatattttttctttttttcttttttctctttatcatttaaatgctaaatatttttattagtgttttttccaaataagaactTTTATTTGAGCCATCAAATTTTACTCTCTTAAAGTATAATGTTGATGGATGTGAGAATCAGGTTCcaagtaaatttaattaaaaatagattaaataattttaaatgaaagccCAATATCatttttgtagtaaaatacaAGTATTTCATGTTTGgtgatcttttcttctgttcGCCATTAACTCACCTCTCTAGATGTTCTGTGCTTTAATTGTAGTCCACCCGTGGTACTGGAATGAATGGAAATAATACAGCAGCAGGGAAAAGAGTAGGTAAGCTACAGATAATTTTGAAAACCATGTAAGACAAATAATTATAGCATTATTCATACTGTtgaattttcaaagagaaataagaatgttCTCTGGTACGTACAGGGAAAATTCTTCCTAAACTTTGTTCCACTTAAGAAAATGATTATAAGAACTGACAGTAGGACctatttgaataataaaacaaaaattgaaattgaGGTCTTTGTTGCTTGAGAAGAGATATGGTCTATGTGAAAAGACAAGATAAGTGGCAAATTAACATGCAGATCACAACCCTCCCTGGCCACTCTAGAGCCATGCTGGGTGCTGGATGGGCTTTGAGGAAGTACCCTAGAAAAGTGTTTCTTAACATCATGGTCCAATATCAAAGACAGTACTAAGAGTTCTATTTGTTGAACTGATTATTTCTGGATAAAAGAAAGGGACAGTCAGTCTCTTTAACTAGCCCTTTCCAAGGCATAGTAGCAGAAGTGACTGTATTGTTAGCATTCTCTTCTACCAATAACACCTTAAAGATGCACTGGCCAGCCATTATTTCCAAAGAAGCTATTACTGTCATCATCTTTTGTGTTTTAATGCCCAGACTAGACATGGAAGCTCTTACCGAAGATGTACCACCCTTCTAGCCCCAAGGTTCTAAAGGGTACTTTATATATTATGGTTATCATGAGAGTTTTATGTCTTCAAAGAGGTACCTAGGTTTGGTTTCCACTACTATGTAAGGTCCAAGGTCCTAAAATCTTAATATATCTAccgttttcaattttttaattctgGTAAAATCCACATAACGTAAAATTGATTagtttaaccattttaagtgtacagttcagtagcattaagttcATTCACATCTTTTGCCAGCCAACACCACcaatccatctccagaactcttttcatcttgaaaaactgaaactctacccattaaacactaatcctcattcccctccccccacaggcCTTGGTAagcaccattctactttctctgtCTGTAATTTTAACTACTcttaagtacctcatataagtgaaatcattcagtatttgtcttttggtgcctggcttactttacttagcataGTTTCCTCAAGTTCCATCTATGCTGTAGCGTGGATCAAAATTCCCATActttaatattccattatatagatacACAACATTTTGCTTACCCATGCATCTGTGGTTGGAGacttgcttccacattttggctatggTGAATAAGGCTactatgaacatgagtgtacaattatctctttgagattttgatttcagttcttttgagtgcATACGCAGGTGGAATTcctagatcatatagtagttctgtttttaatttttgggggagCTGCCATCctattttccatagtagctgtaccattttagtattcctaccagcagtgtacaGGGTTTCtagtttctctacattctcaccaaaattgttattttctgttttgggttttgttttttttttggtagtgggCATCCTAACGGGTTTGAGGTAGTATCTTACTATGCTTTTgattgcattttcctgatgattagtgatattgagcatctcttAATGTGCTTaaccatttgcatatcttctttggaggaatgtctgttcaaatcctttttccggttttgaattgaattgtttgctttttgttgttgagttttaggtgttctctgtatattctggatattaattccttactagatatatgatttgcaaatattttctcccattctgtaggttgcttttttactctgttgataatGTCTCAATGCACAGTagtatttaattttcatgaagttcaatttgtctgttttttcttttgttgcctttgccttTGGTGTTGTGTTCAATAAAttgttgccaaatccagtgtcatgaagcttttcccctatattttcttctaggagttttatagttttaggttttacaatTAGATCTTCgatacattttgaattaatttttatctatGGTCTACTGTaaaggtccaacttcattcttttctgtgtggATTTCCACTTTTCCtggcaccatttgttaaaaaagtctgttctttccctattgaatggtcttggcacccttgtgaGAAATCATTTAATTATATATGTGAAGGTTTAGTTCTGGGTTCTTaattgtgttccattgatctatatgtctgtttttatgccagtaccacactgttatTTTATTACTGTAATGTATCTACTTttaatgttataattatttttctttaacacgTATTCAGGTCTGTCCTGTCCTAACGGACATCTTAGTCTCTTGGAAGTTTGTGTTGTTCTTATCTCTATTCTCTTAACTCTGATTCCGGCTatggtgttttcttcttttcttactgcTTCTCTGAAATTGCTGTTGCCGAGGTCACTAACGATCTCTGTAATTTCAGATCCAGTGGATGCTTCTGTTCCTTATCTGACTTGATTGTTGTGGCCTTCCTTCctgaaatagtttttcttttcccctttcctttctcttttttctttatttcttttttttattctaagcTATTACCTTGTTGTagattttgggttttatttgtttctggttttctttttttttaccttcagttttcagttttcttttttacttgttTTACCAGCCCTCTGCTTATCCCCAGGTATATACTCTTTTGATTGGTTTCCCTTAGGTCAGGTCATCAGCTGCTACCTGCAGTGATGATTCCCCAAACTAGAGCTGTGTAACTTGCTGCCATTTCCTTTCGGTAATAACTGTATCATGCTGAATTACCTAGAAGGGTCTGTGAAAGTTTTGGCATAATTTTTAAGTCATAAATTGACTTAATCAAGTTCCTTCCTTTGTCCTTTTGCTTTTCACTATAGGCTCTCCTTTGGAAATCTTCTCCATCTTCATAGTTTTAGTCACCATTTTTAGGCAGATGATTACCAACTTGCATCTTGAACATTGCTTTATTACTTTGTTGGCTGCCTTTTCTGCTGAGTGAATTTTTATAGAATATTGTGTTAGATTAAATATTAGACATGCCAAACAAGTGAGTTAATTCAGATATCTTTAATCTGATTCTGAAAAGCAACTCTCACATCAGcattattttattgactttttcttTAGTTATATGTTCATTGCACATTTGAGAGAAGGCTTCAGAGAGGAGTTGAAGATTGATAGTATCTTCTTACAGGATAAGTAGAAGTTTTCTAGGTTGACAAAGTGAGTAGAGCATTTTGGAAGAGATTGCACATGTAAATGATCTGGAGCATCATTTAGGATGGGTGTGATGCagcaaatgacagaaaatgaCTCTGGGGAATTAGAAAGATATCATATTGGACATATAAGACCTTGAATGCCAGTCCATGGAATTTCAATTTTTCCTGTTGGTAGTAGGAAACCTGTATATTAGTTTTGGTTCCTAGCCTGCACTATAtgactgataattttttttctctagtgaGTGGAAGGATATATGGAAACCATTCTCATAGGAGAAGATTGCAGTTATGTTTCTGTGCCACGTCATTCTTGTCACTGCTATGTTCTCTGTCTCTACACATTCATgagttcttaaattaaaaaaaagtttgggaaacattGAATTAAGCACTCCCAAgaaacttcaaaaatgaaaatatgactaCACTGAACTAAATTTTCATCAACAGATTTTTCCTCTGTTGTTTAAGGGAGAATATTTTAGGCCTGAATTCAAAGATAATTGCTATTAGCTGAGCTTCAGAGGATACTTGGTAGTACATGCCTTTCCTCCGTGTCCTGTGCAAGTGCTTCTCTTGTTTTTATTGTGTAAGAAGAGGAAAGTAT
This genomic interval from Camelus ferus isolate YT-003-E chromosome 11, BCGSAC_Cfer_1.0, whole genome shotgun sequence contains the following:
- the ZFAND4 gene encoding AN1-type zinc finger protein 4 isoform X2; this translates as MFKADLARTGIQLPTTYSRGIRKVKVMDNRKDPPFFNEDNVGPFYYKLPFYDAMELFIETLTGTCFELRVSPFEAVISVKAKIQRLEGIPICQQHLIWNNMELEDDYCLNDYNISEGCTLKLVLAMRGGPINTRRAVVSALEGTGLHECLWQQGGMRTAVEAALEKVMSRDLIKKEVRSVGRVGSVHICLGFSGGSVYNLYTDEDEEVEPSPSGQQIIENSITMNKMKLLKAKMENMHLSKKPKKAVKVKPCPPVAPRPSSGSTAAARHRLLRVLPHIGQSCLPSPGNTCLPDSISNAISSLATLPPADRPMSSIASDFLKEDDTWESNTLSHSNGSFKLPPPQIPLMEFKNDKELADSVLHLGSSLPRRTKHFAGNLSSNNEDDPALFPPSEEHVTEESLLPEVDSFASFTEGNTDEQSSGLEGTRKGNPEFLLTNGDKGLKATEKHLKHVARVLSGEPVETTVLNHRELSPHKNRLLSPLRCSAPMSLHNSLVKPQRQSKCFESGNLQSSASQNALRSLDVRNISDSSFSRITRFRAVKVDSPGKRADIISKVEARNITEMANKASKEPVGCVNNIGLLASLARSASRDGLQSTRGAGRIRTSGVGLSTNLQHFQGESLRRSSPQLEPTEFFLSTRGTGMNGNNTAAGKRVGECTHHLPPVKAPIQTKKKTTKHCFLCGKKTGLATSYECRCGNNFCASHRYAEAHSCTYDYKSAGRRYLQEANPVVNAPKLPKI
- the ZFAND4 gene encoding AN1-type zinc finger protein 4 isoform X1 — its product is MFKADLARTGIQLPTTYSRGIRKVKVMDNRKDPPFFNEDNVGPFYYKLPFYDAMELFIETLTGTCFELRVSPFEAVISVKAKIQRLEGIPICQQHLIWNNMELEDDYCLNDYNISEGCTLKLVLAMRGGPINTRRVPMEDPLREMAEYMDSSRDEVWEKTSCTKQVTFLVYREGDQLNFFRVVDRGDGTLTPLSESLSGGSVYNLYTDEDEEVEPSPSGQQIIENSITMNKMKLLKAKMENMHLSKKPKKAVKVKPCPPVAPRPSSGSTAAARHRLLRVLPHIGQSCLPSPGNTCLPDSISNAISSLATLPPADRPMSSIASDFLKEDDTWESNTLSHSNGSFKLPPPQIPLMEFKNDKELADSVLHLGSSLPRRTKHFAGNLSSNNEDDPALFPPSEEHVTEESLLPEVDSFASFTEGNTDEQSSGLEGTRKGNPEFLLTNGDKGLKATEKHLKHVARVLSGEPVETTVLNHRELSPHKNRLLSPLRCSAPMSLHNSLVKPQRQSKCFESGNLQSSASQNALRSLDVRNISDSSFSRITRFRAVKVDSPGKRADIISKVEARNITEMANKASKEPVGCVNNIGLLASLARSASRDGLQSTRGAGRIRTSGVGLSTNLQHFQGESLRRSSPQLEPTEFFLSTRGTGMNGNNTAAGKRVGECTHHLPPVKAPIQTKKKTTKHCFLCGKKTGLATSYECRCGNNFCASHRYAEAHSCTYDYKSAGRRYLQEANPVVNAPKLPKI
- the ZFAND4 gene encoding AN1-type zinc finger protein 4 isoform X4, with protein sequence MFKADLARTGIQLPTTYSRGIRKVKVMDNRKDPPFFNEDNVGPFYYKLPFYDAMELFIETLTGTCFELRVSPFEAVISVKAKIQRLEGIPICQQHLIWNNMELEDDYCLNDYNISEGCTLKLVLAMRGGPINTRRVPMEDPLREMAEYMDSSRDEVWEKTSCTKQVTFLVYREGDQLNFFRVVDRGDGTLTPLSESLSGGSVYNLYTDEDEEVEPSPSGQQIIENSITMNKMKLLKAKMENMHLSKKPKKAVKVKPCPPVAPRPSSGSTAAARHRLLRVLPHIGQSCLPSPGNTCLPDSISNAISSLATLPPADRPMSSIASDFLKEDDTWESNTLSHSNGSFKLPPPQIPLMEFKNDKELADSVLHLGSSLPRRTKHFAGNLSSNNEDDPALFPPSEEHVTEESLLPEVDSFASFTEGNTDEQSSGLEGTRKGNPEFLLTNGDKGLKATEKHLKHVARVLSGEPVETTVLNHRELSPHKNRLLSPLRCSAPMSLHNSLVKPQRQSKCFESGNLQSSASQNALRSLDVRNISDSSFSRITRFRAVKVDSPGKRADIISKVEARNITEMANKASKEPVGCVNNIGLLASLARSASRDGLQSTRGAGRIRTSGVGLSTNLQHFQGESLRRSSPQLEPTEFFLMFCALIVVHPWYWNEWK
- the ZFAND4 gene encoding AN1-type zinc finger protein 4 isoform X3, translated to MFKADLARTGIQLPTTYSRGIRKVKVMDNRKDPPFFNEDNVGPFYYKLPFYDAMELFIETLTGTCFELRVSPFEAVISVKAKIQRLEGIPICQQHLIWNNMELEDDYCLNDYNISEGCTLKLVLAMRGGPINTRRVVSALEGTGLHECLWQQGGMRTAVEAALEKVMSRDLIKKEVRSVGRVGSVHICLGFSGGSVYNLYTDEDEEVEPSPSGQQIIENSITMNKMKLLKAKMENMHLSKKPKKAVKVKPCPPVAPRPSSGSTAAARHRLLRVLPHIGQSCLPSPGNTCLPDSISNAISSLATLPPADRPMSSIASDFLKEDDTWESNTLSHSNGSFKLPPPQIPLMEFKNDKELADSVLHLGSSLPRRTKHFAGNLSSNNEDDPALFPPSEEHVTEESLLPEVDSFASFTEGNTDEQSSGLEGTRKGNPEFLLTNGDKGLKATEKHLKHVARVLSGEPVETTVLNHRELSPHKNRLLSPLRCSAPMSLHNSLVKPQRQSKCFESGNLQSSASQNALRSLDVRNISDSSFSRITRFRAVKVDSPGKRADIISKVEARNITEMANKASKEPVGCVNNIGLLASLARSASRDGLQSTRGAGRIRTSGVGLSTNLQHFQGESLRRSSPQLEPTEFFLSTRGTGMNGNNTAAGKRVGECTHHLPPVKAPIQTKKKTTKHCFLCGKKTGLATSYECRCGNNFCASHRYAEAHSCTYDYKSAGRRYLQEANPVVNAPKLPKI